ATATTGAAGATTTTGCCTTCGCTGTATCGGGGAAACTATAATAAAAACCCTCCGCTTTCGGATTTTCACTTATCACTTTAATCCAGGCCTTATCCATTGCCTGCTGCGGTGTATAAAATTTGCCTGCCATTAAAGAATCCGAAGAAATTTCCTTGTCTCTACCCGGAAGTGATTTCCCCGTTGTCACCCAATACAAACCCTGGCTGTACCATTTTATCCCATAAACCATTCCCGTCATCGCAATGGCCAGCAAAAATAGCAGGGAGTAAAAACCAAGGACATTGTGCAGATCAAGATTTACTCTTTTGAAGGAAGCACCCCACTTTATTTTAAAACTTTTATCGACCGTATTTTTTGTCCATTTTTTTGGATACCACCATACCAGTCCCGTTATTAAAAGTATTACAAAAACCAAAGTTCCATAATTGACGATCGGACGCCCGATTTCAAACGGCAGCCAGAGAAAACGGTGACCGTTAAGTACCCATCGAAAAAAGCTGGTTTCGCCTTTTTTATGAACGTCTTTACTGATTATCTCGCCTGTATATGGATTAATTTTTAGTGTAATATTAGGACCACGACGCTCACCCAAGCCCAGATTTATCGCTCTGCCCTGCTGGTAATTGGCATAAGAAACCTTCACATCTGGATATGTTGCCTTTGCAATTTTCATTAATTGAGATGGCATGATAACCGCTTTATCCTGTCTTTCAATTTTAGTTTCCGGTTCGAGCAAACCTTCAATCTCTTCGTTGAAAACCCAGATACAGCCTGTGATGCAAACGATAAAAACGATGATTCCGGAAATAAGGCCAAGCCATAAATGGAGCCAGTTGTTGACTTTTTTAAAAGTTGTCATAATATAAAGATTGAATGACAGAGTGATAGAATGAGTGAATGATAGAATGTGTGCGCTAAACGGATTTCGTTAATAACAAAGCTTATCCCTCCCGAAGAAGTGGACAAGCTTTGCCTAACCTTAATAAATATGCTGTTATTTCACTTTTACGATGGCCGTAATTGCACCGCCTTCAACTTTCAAACCTTGTTTTGCAGTTGCCGCAGCAATATCAACTCCGTAAACCCAGCTTCCTGCGTCGGTATTAATTCCTACGTAAACTGTTTTTCCATCCGCGCTAACAGTATTGTTGTTGTAAGAAGCAGAGGAAGAAGCGATCGCTTCCGGAGCTCCTGTAACCCAGGTAAAAGTCTGGTTGTAAAGATCTGCGATGGCAAGTCTTTTATTTCCTGTGGCAGTATTTACCGTTCCATACATGTACAAAAGCACTTTACCTTTACTCAGATAAGTCTGATTAGCAATGTGATAACCGCCTGATTTTTCCTGTACATTGAAGAAATAGCTTTGATCGAACTCAGTAGTTCCTTTTTTAATTCTTACAAAGGCAGAAGGTTTTGTAGATGACGCCGCACCGCTGTTTGTTGCAGAAGCAGGTGAAAATCCATAAGCATCGCCGTTTTCATCCACAGCCAATCCATTGTTGAAATATGAACCAATGAAACTTGTTCTGTTGTCTTTAATCACTTTTTCAAGCTTCATAGTCGGATAAGAGAATACGGCAATCCAGCTGCTGTCCGGATATGCAGTTCCAAAAACATCCGGCGCAGCACCTTTGATACTCATATATGGAGCGAAAACTTTGTCTCCAACCTGCGTTGCTCCGGTAAAATGTGCGCGTTCTCCGTTTCCAGCAAGTTTCACGATATTTTCCTGTCCTTCGGCAACAATTTTAGATTGATCTGCATTGATTCTGAACCATGAAGAACTTTCATTCCCGCTTCTTGGCACTTTGATAATCAAAACGTCATCTCCGGCAGTGGCAAATACCTGAACCGTTTCACTTTGAAAATCAGAAGTTTTTACCAATTCTCCTTTTTCATCAAGTGCATAAGTGGTAACCGCACCAGGATTTCCCTGGCCATACAACAAACTGAAAAACTTGTTTTTATGGGTGATATAATAACGGTATGAACCATCCTGCTCAATTCCTTTTCCTACCGTACTGATCGTTCCTTGTGAAAGATCGCTTGTGGTAAGCAGATAATCGGCCACGCCGGAAGAACCAATCGGTGTTGACGCAACCACGTATCTTGACTCGGTAACTTCAACAGGATCTGTACCCGGATCTACGGTTTTGTCATCACTGCATGCGCTTAAAAACACACCCATTCCCAACACAAAAAACCACTGTAAATATGACTTTTTCATTTTTTGATTAATTAGAATTATTGAACTTATTGAATTAATTATTATTTATTTGCTGATAAAGTATCGAAGCTTAACGTAGAAACCACGGCTTGGTTTTTGAAGACTGAAATTGTCGTATAACTTGCTGTCGAGCATATTTTTACATTCCAAAGCGACGTTATACTTTCCATTTGCCATGGCATAAACAATGTTGACATCATGGCTTAATTGTCGTGGAATGTCCAGTTTGTCGCTTCCCAGACTTGGCCAGTACAGGTAGTAAGCGTGGACATAAAGCAGATTGTAACCTAAAGTCAGCGTGTTTCCTTTCTTGCCAAAATCTTTCAGGAAAAGTGCCGCATCCGCGTTTCCGAACATGAATGGCATATTAGGAATCCGGTCGCGGTAAAGCGGACTTTCTGTGGTGTAGCCGTCTTCAAATTTTGTATTATTCCGTAGATCCTGATAAGTAAGATTGACACCTGCTGTAAACAATTGTCGGAAAGAATACCGCACTTCACCATCGACACCGAAATTGGTAACATCGGCAAGGTTGTCCATAACCTGTTTTGTCTGGTTGGCATTTAATTTTGGACGGATAAAACCCTGGGCATCACGGTATAAAACATTGGCGTCGATGCTAAACCGGTGGATTTTATTAATGTTTCCCTGATAGCTGAATCCCAAATTGTAGTTATTACTGGTTTCCGGTTTCAGGTCAATATTTCCTTCCAGATTTAACAGGTCTCCGAAAAGTTCATCTGTTTCCGGCAAGCGGTAACTCTTTTCAAATGAGCCTTTTAATTGCAGATTTTTGTAAAGAAAATAAGTCGACGCCACTCCATAACCCAGTTTGCTAAAACTGTTTTTCTGATCCATGTATGCCACATCTCCCCAGTTTCCACTTGGATTGTAGGAAACCGAAAACTTATTATGCTGGGAGAATTGCTTTACAAAAACGGAGGTATTCCATCGGTCGCTATAATCAAATTTATAACCCAGACCGAGAACGTTTTTAGTATTAATACGCGGCTGTTCATACTTGTCGGCATCGGGAAAAAGTTCGTCTTTTCCTTTCCGGTTGAAGGTATTGTAAACGTTGTTTATTGTGATAGAATGGCGCTCATCAATCTGGTAGCTCAAATTCGCCGTAGCCAGACCGTTATTATTTCTGAATTTGTACAGAGATCTTTCGCGTTCGCTTCCCAGCCCTTCATATTGCTTGAATTGCTGAAACCAGTTGTAACGACGATATACGGTGTCAATGTTTTGTTCCTGCCCCAGATTATAATTTGCAGAAAGATTGAAATTCAAACCTTTAAAAAAAAGATCTTTCTTTTGATATTTCAGGCTGGGCATCACAATGTTTCCTCTTCGGTGCCATTTTCCAAAAACACTTACCATGCGCGCGCCGGTTTGTATTTCAGCTTTATTTTGGCCCAATGTTATCCCGACCAAAAGCTTGTCCGCAAACTTTTTACCAACTACGCCGACATTCGCAATCAGCGTTTCATTATGATAGGTATCATGGAATCTTCTTAGTCGCTGGTCTCGGAAATACTCACCTGTATTGACGTCGGCCACGTCCACATTGATCCAGTAATTATTGTTTGAAAAATTCTGAAACACGTTGAGCTGAGCAGTAAAACCATTTTTGGCAGTATATCCGGCATTAATTGCGGTACGGTGCGTATTAAACGATCCGTAAGAATACGATGCGTCCAGATAACTGTTCTGTTTTGTATTTGTGACAATATTCACAGCCCCGCCAAGAGCATCCGAACCAAGCCAGATTGGTACGACACCTTTGTAAACCTCCACCCTTTCAGCAAGATTGATCGGAATATTATTGAGCTGAAAAGATGAACCGAAATTGTCCATCGGAACACCGTCCAGGAAGAATTTTACCTGTCGGCCGGTAAATCCGTTAAGAGAAAAGTTCATGTTAGAACCGACACCACCACTTTCTCTAACGCGTACGCCCGAAACACGATCAAGTGCATGTGACAAATCGAGTGTTGAATTTTGAAGTTTTTTGGCGTCTATCGCCGTTACGTTATAAGCCTGACGATTAATTTCCTTTGTTTCTCTCCGACCGATAACGGAAACAGATTCCAGTTCTTTCGTATCAGATTCAAGATGAAAATTGATTTTTGGCTGCTCACCTTCTTTTACAGTAATCTGTTTTGACTGAGCCAGATAACCCATAAAAGAAACCGTGAGCTGGTAAGCGCCTGGTTTAACTTTTTCGAAATTATATTTTCCGTCAGCAGCGGTAAATGTGCCAAAAGAGGTTCCTTTTAGCGCAACTGCGGCACCTGGCAAAAGTTCGCCATCAGCAGATTTGACATGACCCGAAATCGTTACCGGAGATTTTTGGGCAAAAGTTATGATTGAAAGGGCACAAAGTATCCCTGTATGCAGAATTTTACTAATTTGCATTGCTTTAAAATGTTCAGCGTTTATAAGCATTGCGCTTTTGCGCAATGAGCCGGGTGGTTGCAGCCATCCGGTTTTTTAATTATTAGGATAGAGGGGATTTATAGTAGCGGTCACGTCATGATTTTATTTGTTAGGTAAAATAAATTATAGAAGTTTAACTGATAGTAGCTTCAAACCGGCCTTCCCACAGTCAAACGGAAAACTTATTTTTAACTCGCTCTATTATAAATAAATAGACTCATTCTAAATAAGAGCACAAAAGTACGTGCCGAAAATTAGTTACACTTATACAATTTGCCGGTTCAGTTGGACAATCTGCACCCGACTTCTTTCATTCATCCCGATATTTTTCCGTTCATGTATTGTCTGGACAAAATTTTAACAAGTAC
The nucleotide sequence above comes from Dyadobacter subterraneus. Encoded proteins:
- a CDS encoding PepSY-associated TM helix domain-containing protein, translating into MTTFKKVNNWLHLWLGLISGIIVFIVCITGCIWVFNEEIEGLLEPETKIERQDKAVIMPSQLMKIAKATYPDVKVSYANYQQGRAINLGLGERRGPNITLKINPYTGEIISKDVHKKGETSFFRWVLNGHRFLWLPFEIGRPIVNYGTLVFVILLITGLVWWYPKKWTKNTVDKSFKIKWGASFKRVNLDLHNVLGFYSLLFLLAIAMTGMVYGIKWYSQGLYWVTTGKSLPGRDKEISSDSLMAGKFYTPQQAMDKAWIKVISENPKAEGFYYSFPDTAKAKSSIYVTIYPNSGQFYNNRSYSFDQHTLKELPKDEVFGAAYEGAAFGTKLRKMNYDIHVGSILGFPGKVLAFLSSLIGASLPVTGFLVWWGRKGFGKKGKKDAKKGQKSQSKNITDRQENTVSAARPKFKPGVVRNAGVSEKNTIDSSSSV
- a CDS encoding DUF4374 domain-containing protein, with the translated sequence MKKSYLQWFFVLGMGVFLSACSDDKTVDPGTDPVEVTESRYVVASTPIGSSGVADYLLTTSDLSQGTISTVGKGIEQDGSYRYYITHKNKFFSLLYGQGNPGAVTTYALDEKGELVKTSDFQSETVQVFATAGDDVLIIKVPRSGNESSSWFRINADQSKIVAEGQENIVKLAGNGERAHFTGATQVGDKVFAPYMSIKGAAPDVFGTAYPDSSWIAVFSYPTMKLEKVIKDNRTSFIGSYFNNGLAVDENGDAYGFSPASATNSGAASSTKPSAFVRIKKGTTEFDQSYFFNVQEKSGGYHIANQTYLSKGKVLLYMYGTVNTATGNKRLAIADLYNQTFTWVTGAPEAIASSSASYNNNTVSADGKTVYVGINTDAGSWVYGVDIAAATAKQGLKVEGGAITAIVKVK
- a CDS encoding TonB-dependent receptor, which encodes MQISKILHTGILCALSIITFAQKSPVTISGHVKSADGELLPGAAVALKGTSFGTFTAADGKYNFEKVKPGAYQLTVSFMGYLAQSKQITVKEGEQPKINFHLESDTKELESVSVIGRRETKEINRQAYNVTAIDAKKLQNSTLDLSHALDRVSGVRVRESGGVGSNMNFSLNGFTGRQVKFFLDGVPMDNFGSSFQLNNIPINLAERVEVYKGVVPIWLGSDALGGAVNIVTNTKQNSYLDASYSYGSFNTHRTAINAGYTAKNGFTAQLNVFQNFSNNNYWINVDVADVNTGEYFRDQRLRRFHDTYHNETLIANVGVVGKKFADKLLVGITLGQNKAEIQTGARMVSVFGKWHRRGNIVMPSLKYQKKDLFFKGLNFNLSANYNLGQEQNIDTVYRRYNWFQQFKQYEGLGSERERSLYKFRNNNGLATANLSYQIDERHSITINNVYNTFNRKGKDELFPDADKYEQPRINTKNVLGLGYKFDYSDRWNTSVFVKQFSQHNKFSVSYNPSGNWGDVAYMDQKNSFSKLGYGVASTYFLYKNLQLKGSFEKSYRLPETDELFGDLLNLEGNIDLKPETSNNYNLGFSYQGNINKIHRFSIDANVLYRDAQGFIRPKLNANQTKQVMDNLADVTNFGVDGEVRYSFRQLFTAGVNLTYQDLRNNTKFEDGYTTESPLYRDRIPNMPFMFGNADAALFLKDFGKKGNTLTLGYNLLYVHAYYLYWPSLGSDKLDIPRQLSHDVNIVYAMANGKYNVALECKNMLDSKLYDNFSLQKPSRGFYVKLRYFISK